A window of the Roseburia sp. 831b genome harbors these coding sequences:
- a CDS encoding [FeFe] hydrogenase, group A — MVTITIDEKKFSVPEGTTIMEAAGQQHISIPKLCYLKDINEIAACRICVVELEGMEKLITSCNNVVKEGMVIHTNSPKVRAHRRRTVQLLLSQHDCKCATCVRSGNCTLQGVANDLNIIDLPYRERLETVPWEKDFPIIRDSAKCVKCMRCIQICDKVQELHVWDVAGTGSRTTVGVSGNRKITEADCALCGQCVTHCPVGALRERDDTEKVWDAIADEKKIVVAQIAPAVRAAWGEALGLSREEASVGKIVDALRKMGVDYVFDTAFSADLTIMEEGNEFLERFGKGETKFRPMFTSCCPGWVRFLKTQFPHFLPQLSTAKSPQQMFGAVMKSYFAKAINVAPENIYTVSIMPCVAKKAEAEMDFYDGEYAGHEVDAVLTTRELTRMIRSAHLDPKYLEDVECDALMKEGSGAGVLFGTTGGVMEAALRSAYFLVNGKNPSADAFLNVRNSKENGVTEAQITLGADTVQAAVVCGLGNTRKLMEAIERGEVHYDFVEVMACPGGCVGGGGQPICDGEELAAVRGEKLYFLDEHAAIRFSHENPDVIKLYQDYLEKPLSRRSHQLLHTKHCCVDE, encoded by the coding sequence ATGGTAACGATTACAATAGATGAAAAGAAATTTAGTGTACCGGAAGGCACGACCATTATGGAGGCCGCAGGGCAGCAGCATATCTCAATTCCGAAGCTTTGCTATCTGAAAGACATCAATGAAATTGCAGCCTGTCGAATCTGCGTCGTAGAGTTAGAGGGAATGGAGAAATTAATCACTTCCTGCAACAACGTGGTAAAAGAGGGAATGGTCATTCACACGAACAGCCCGAAGGTGCGGGCGCATCGGAGAAGAACCGTTCAGCTGTTATTGTCGCAGCATGACTGTAAGTGCGCAACCTGTGTCAGAAGTGGAAACTGTACCCTTCAGGGCGTGGCAAATGATTTGAATATCATCGACCTTCCGTACCGGGAGCGATTGGAAACGGTTCCGTGGGAAAAAGATTTTCCAATCATCCGTGACAGTGCCAAATGTGTAAAATGTATGCGCTGTATCCAGATTTGTGATAAAGTACAGGAACTGCATGTCTGGGATGTGGCAGGAACCGGTTCGAGAACGACAGTAGGAGTGTCTGGGAACCGTAAGATTACAGAGGCAGACTGCGCACTTTGCGGACAATGTGTGACGCACTGTCCGGTTGGCGCATTAAGAGAACGTGATGATACCGAAAAAGTATGGGATGCAATCGCAGATGAGAAAAAGATTGTCGTTGCGCAGATTGCACCGGCGGTGCGCGCAGCCTGGGGAGAGGCACTTGGCTTGTCCAGGGAGGAAGCATCCGTTGGAAAAATTGTGGATGCACTGCGGAAAATGGGCGTTGATTATGTGTTTGATACTGCGTTTTCCGCAGACCTTACCATCATGGAAGAAGGAAATGAATTCCTGGAGCGTTTTGGAAAGGGTGAGACGAAGTTCCGCCCAATGTTTACCTCCTGTTGTCCGGGATGGGTACGCTTTTTAAAAACGCAGTTTCCACATTTCCTGCCACAGCTTTCCACGGCAAAATCGCCACAGCAGATGTTTGGTGCCGTGATGAAAAGTTATTTTGCAAAAGCAATCAATGTTGCACCGGAGAATATTTACACGGTTTCCATCATGCCTTGTGTGGCAAAAAAAGCAGAGGCAGAAATGGATTTTTATGACGGAGAGTATGCAGGTCATGAAGTGGATGCCGTGTTAACGACAAGGGAATTGACGAGAATGATTCGCTCTGCGCATTTAGATCCAAAGTATTTAGAGGATGTAGAATGTGATGCTCTGATGAAAGAAGGAAGCGGAGCAGGCGTTCTTTTTGGAACCACAGGCGGCGTGATGGAGGCAGCACTTCGAAGCGCTTATTTCCTTGTAAATGGGAAAAATCCGTCTGCGGATGCATTCTTGAATGTGAGAAACTCAAAAGAAAATGGTGTGACAGAGGCACAAATCACGTTAGGAGCCGATACGGTGCAGGCAGCAGTGGTATGTGGTTTAGGCAATACCAGAAAGCTGATGGAAGCGATAGAACGTGGAGAGGTTCACTATGATTTTGTGGAAGTGATGGCCTGTCCAGGCGGATGTGTCGGCGGTGGTGGACAACCTATCTGCGACGGCGAGGAGCTTGCAGCAGTTCGTGGTGAAAAACTGTATTTTTTAGATGAGCATGCAGCGATTCGTTTTTCACATGAGAATCCGGATGTAATAAAATTATATCAGGACTATTTGGAGAAACCACTTTCTAGACGTTCACATCAGTTATTGCACACGAAGCATTGTTGTGTGGATGAATAA